Genomic DNA from Myxosarcina sp. GI1:
AGTATTTCTACACGCTATCATTATATTTACGTAGCAAACTTTGCTAACTCTTCAATAAATAGTTATAAACACTTAGATATAATTGCTTACATGAGAAGCAAACAAATATTTATAAATTTTTTTGTCTAAATCGACAAAAAAACCGAAAAATTATAATGAAAAAAACTAACGCTAAAAAAGATTTATTTTTACTTTTAAAAAACAATTTAGTTCAATTTGTTGTCGGAATGTTAGCCTGTTGTTTTTTCTTAAAACTAGCTACACACATACCAGACCGTTTTTTTGCTACAACATTTAAAACATTTGGATTTGGAATTTTTTTTTATTGGACGACACCTTTTGTCGTTTACTGGTTGGCTTATGTTAGTGCCAGCAAACTGAAAAAAGTAAGTTTGATAATAACAACTTTAATAGTAGGAACTTATAGCTATATTTTTTGGGATTCTTATTTCTTTTTTAAAGAGTTAATGAACTGGATTATAACCAAGCCAAGCGTAACTTACTAATTTTGAAAGATGTCGCTAAAAACAATACAAAGTTATGCAATAGGTAGATGAGCGATCGCCAAGGTAGGTGTAAATAATATAGCTTACTATGTTACTTATGTCTGACTTATCCTGCCATGCAATAAATTAACTGCTGATTTATCGCCTATGGTAAAATATTTCCGAAATACCATAAACTTAAATATCGACTACTTAACTTTAGCCCACGCTCTATATTTGGTAAAACATGGCAGAGGAAACTAACAAGCAAGAAGAAGGTAAAGAGGCAAAAGCAAAATCAGCAGAAGAAACTAACAAGCAAGAAGGTAAAGATACAAAAGCAAAATCAGCAGCTAAAAACAAGCCTGCTGATAAAAAAAAGCAAGAAAAGCCAGAAGATAAGCCCTTTACTGAATTTATTGAAGAATACTTTACTCCCGCACTGCAAAAAGCGTTTGCTGATGAAGGGATTGAAGATATAAATTTAACCTTTACCAAGCAAAATATAACTTTAGAAGGAGCAGAATTAAACGATGAATGTTGGCAGGTAATCGGTAACTGGCAACAAGGTAAACGTCAGTTCAAACTTTATTTTCCAGAAGAAGATATCACGGGGAAAAAAGCCTTTTCCTATTCTGCTGGCGGTGCTAAACCTAGCACGATTGAGTCCTTTATGATTGACGAACGTAAAGTAACTTTAGATTTATTAGTTATGTATGTTTTGCAGCGTCTTAACGCTCAAAAATGGTTAACTAGAAACTAAGAGCGCGTGCGATCGCAGTATGCGCGCTGCCTTTGGCAATCGCGAAGCGAATGTTGTCGGGCTTATTGCTCTCTGCAAGCTGCTTTAAAAATCGCTCATTTTTTAATAATAGGCGGTAAGCAATTTTACATTTGTTTATTTCAAAATACTAATATGGTCTATTTTGTGATGTAATTGTCATAAATATTACTAATATTTACTTGAGATGCGCGTATATATATTGCTATTTAATGCCAGAACCGAAAATGAGGGAATTCATACCATTCAGATCGGCGATCGCAACACCATACTAATGTTTAAAGAGGAAGATGACGCGCTTCGTTATGCAGGGTTACTAGAAGCACAAGATTTTCCCGCTCCTTCAGTAGAAGCAATAGATTCTGAAGAAGTAGAAGCATTCTGCCGTCAAAGCGACTATGGTTGGGAAATTGTCGATAGCGAAAAATTAGCAGTTCCTCCCGAGAAAAACGTCGAGCAACCAGATTGGAATGACGAAGAGCCACCAACTGCCAATGAAACTTCGTCCAATTCCTCGCTCGCAGAAGCCGAACTAGAACGAATTCGCCAACAGCTAGAAGGACTTTTATAATTTGGTTAATAATAGGAATCGAGTCCGTTTGGCGATCGCTAAAATTTGAGATAACAGAGGATGAAAGACAATTTACCATCGAGAGGACATCTTCTAACCGAACGCACAAATTCTCGCAGCAGCAATCTAGATCGCCTGTCTACATTAGAACTAGTCGATTTGTTCAATCAAGAAGATCGCCAAACTATAGAAGCAATTGCCAAAGCAAGAGTTCAACTAGCAGAAGCGATCGAGCTTACCGCCAGTTCGCTAAGCCAGGGAGGGAGACTATTTTATGTTGGTGCGGGTACTAGCGGTAGATTGGGAGTTTTAGATGCAGCCGAATGTCCTCCAACTTTTTGCACCCCTCCAGAATTAATTCGAGGAATTATTGCTGGAGGCGACGATGCCCTGGTCAAAAGTTCTGAAGCTTTAGAAGATAGCCAGTCAGACGGTAAAAATGTCATTTTTAGCGAATCCATAACCAAATTTGATGTAGTTGTAGGGATCACTGCGGGAGGAACTACACCTTTTGTACATGGAGCGTTGCAGGCTGCCAAAGAGTTAGACGCAGCTACTATTGCTATAAGCTGCGTTAGTGCCGAACAAGTTCCTATAGATGCCGATATCGATATCCGTTTGTTAGTAGGACCAGAAATCTTAACAGGCTCTACCAGACTCAAAGCAGGAACCGTTACAAAAATGGCGTTGAATATTCTTTCTACAGGAGTTATGGTGCGTCTAGGCAAAGTATACGGCAATCGCATGATTGATGTAGCCGTAACCAACAGCAAATTACACGATCGCGCCTTGAGAATAATTAGCGATCTTACAGACTTAGATCGTCAAGAAGCAGAACAATTGTTACAGCGCAGCAATAAAAAAGTCAAACTAGCTCTATTAATGTACTGGACTGGTTTGGATGCAACGGCAGCATCCGAACTACTATTACAAAACAACGGTAATCTTAGAGCTGCTCTACACAGTGTGCAATGAGCAATTAGCAATTATCAACAGATCGGTAAACACTGTTCATTGCTCATTGTATTAACTTCTCGGTAATTATTCTTATAAAATAGTGTTGTAATTCCTAATGGTTTACTCCTACTCAAATAAATAGC
This window encodes:
- the murQ gene encoding N-acetylmuramic acid 6-phosphate etherase, which produces MKDNLPSRGHLLTERTNSRSSNLDRLSTLELVDLFNQEDRQTIEAIAKARVQLAEAIELTASSLSQGGRLFYVGAGTSGRLGVLDAAECPPTFCTPPELIRGIIAGGDDALVKSSEALEDSQSDGKNVIFSESITKFDVVVGITAGGTTPFVHGALQAAKELDAATIAISCVSAEQVPIDADIDIRLLVGPEILTGSTRLKAGTVTKMALNILSTGVMVRLGKVYGNRMIDVAVTNSKLHDRALRIISDLTDLDRQEAEQLLQRSNKKVKLALLMYWTGLDATAASELLLQNNGNLRAALHSVQ
- a CDS encoding DUF3110 domain-containing protein, whose protein sequence is MRVYILLFNARTENEGIHTIQIGDRNTILMFKEEDDALRYAGLLEAQDFPAPSVEAIDSEEVEAFCRQSDYGWEIVDSEKLAVPPEKNVEQPDWNDEEPPTANETSSNSSLAEAELERIRQQLEGLL
- a CDS encoding DUF2996 domain-containing protein — translated: MAEETNKQEEGKEAKAKSAEETNKQEGKDTKAKSAAKNKPADKKKQEKPEDKPFTEFIEEYFTPALQKAFADEGIEDINLTFTKQNITLEGAELNDECWQVIGNWQQGKRQFKLYFPEEDITGKKAFSYSAGGAKPSTIESFMIDERKVTLDLLVMYVLQRLNAQKWLTRN